The following proteins are encoded in a genomic region of Natronorubrum halophilum:
- a CDS encoding valine--tRNA ligase, producing MSATSIHRATTGISNERTQFRRDDDARTTPETGGESMSTDAPERAADDAGDDGPTLEGGYDPAAVETRWQRRWLDEDVYAYDGDPGQDPNTTYAIDTPPPTVSGSLHMGHLYGSTLQDFAARFQRMHDGDVLFPFGYDDNGIASERLTEEELDIRHQDYERREFQELCREVCAEYEAEFTEKMQGLGCSIDWDNTYKTIEPRVQRISQLSFLDLYEKEREYRKKAPAIWCPECETAISQVETEDDERESHFNDIAFELVGAGAPREEFVISTTRPELIPACVSVFVHPDDEANQDLVGETARIPLFGHEVPIIEDERVDMEKGSGVVMCCTFGDQNDIEWYQAHDLPLRVAIDESATMTDLAGDYEGLSTEEAREAIVEDLEDEGSLRDRRAITHAVGVHERCDTPVEYRVSKQWYVEILDHKEEYLEAGREMDWYPEKMFTRYKHWIEGLEWDWLISRQRDSGIPFPVWYCAECDHEIMAEREELPVDPLSDEPPVDACPECGHDEFVPEEDVFDTWATSSLTPLINAGWDWDEESEEFSMDNPELYPFDLRPQGHDIISFWLFHTIVKCYEHTGEVPFDATMINGHVLDENREKMSKSRGNIVAPDEVLSEYPVDAVRFWSASAAVGDDFPYQEKDLTAGEKLLRKLWNASKLVDTLAPADPEEPADLEAIDRWLLAELDDAVEDLTAHFEEYEFAKARDRLRTFFWNTFCDDYLEIAKTREDEPSTQYALRTAHRTFLEVWAPFLPHVTEEIWQAVYATSPASELESLHTREWPAPQGYEADLEAGETAMEVISALRRYKSENQLPLNEALEAVSVYGPIDGFEDAIQNVMHVRELTILEDEPEVTTEVASIDLDYATLGPKFGSKVGDIDAGIESGEYEIDDGAESRVLRVADEELEDDLFEVELERSYSGAGEMIETESAVVILEDA from the coding sequence TTGTCGGCGACCAGCATTCACCGAGCAACGACCGGTATTTCCAATGAACGAACACAGTTTCGACGGGACGACGACGCACGGACGACGCCCGAGACGGGCGGTGAGAGCATGAGTACGGATGCGCCTGAGCGAGCGGCGGACGACGCCGGGGACGACGGACCGACCCTCGAGGGCGGCTACGATCCGGCGGCGGTCGAGACGCGCTGGCAACGGCGCTGGCTCGACGAGGACGTCTACGCGTACGACGGCGATCCGGGACAGGATCCGAACACGACCTACGCGATCGATACGCCGCCGCCGACGGTTTCGGGCAGCCTGCACATGGGCCACCTCTACGGCTCTACCCTGCAGGACTTCGCCGCCCGGTTCCAGCGGATGCACGACGGCGACGTGCTCTTTCCCTTCGGCTACGACGACAACGGGATCGCGAGCGAGCGTCTGACCGAGGAGGAACTGGACATCCGCCACCAGGACTACGAGCGCCGCGAGTTCCAGGAACTCTGTCGCGAGGTCTGTGCGGAGTACGAGGCGGAGTTCACGGAGAAGATGCAAGGCCTGGGCTGTTCGATCGACTGGGATAACACCTACAAGACGATCGAACCCCGCGTTCAGCGCATCTCGCAGCTTTCCTTCCTCGATCTCTACGAGAAAGAGCGCGAGTACCGCAAGAAGGCCCCCGCGATCTGGTGTCCCGAGTGCGAGACGGCTATCTCGCAGGTCGAGACCGAAGACGACGAACGGGAGTCGCACTTCAACGATATCGCGTTCGAACTCGTGGGCGCCGGCGCGCCGCGCGAGGAGTTCGTCATCTCGACGACGCGACCCGAACTCATTCCGGCCTGCGTCTCCGTCTTCGTCCATCCCGACGACGAGGCGAACCAGGATCTCGTCGGCGAAACCGCGCGCATTCCGCTCTTCGGTCACGAGGTGCCGATCATCGAAGACGAGCGCGTCGACATGGAGAAAGGCAGCGGCGTCGTCATGTGCTGTACCTTCGGCGACCAGAACGACATCGAGTGGTACCAGGCCCACGACCTGCCGCTTCGCGTCGCCATCGACGAGTCCGCGACGATGACCGACCTCGCCGGCGACTACGAGGGACTGTCCACCGAAGAGGCCCGCGAGGCCATCGTCGAGGACCTCGAGGACGAAGGCTCCCTGCGCGACCGCCGGGCGATCACCCACGCCGTCGGCGTCCACGAGCGCTGCGATACGCCGGTCGAGTACCGCGTCTCCAAGCAGTGGTACGTCGAAATTCTGGACCACAAGGAGGAGTACCTCGAGGCCGGCCGGGAGATGGACTGGTACCCCGAGAAGATGTTCACGCGCTACAAACACTGGATCGAGGGCCTCGAGTGGGACTGGCTGATCTCGCGCCAGCGCGACTCGGGGATTCCGTTCCCGGTCTGGTACTGTGCGGAGTGCGATCACGAAATCATGGCCGAGCGCGAGGAACTCCCTGTCGATCCCCTCTCGGACGAGCCACCAGTCGATGCGTGTCCCGAGTGTGGTCACGACGAGTTCGTCCCGGAGGAGGACGTCTTCGACACGTGGGCGACCTCCTCGCTGACGCCGCTGATCAACGCCGGCTGGGACTGGGACGAGGAGAGCGAGGAGTTCTCCATGGACAACCCCGAACTGTACCCCTTCGATCTCCGGCCGCAGGGCCACGACATCATCTCGTTTTGGTTGTTCCACACGATCGTCAAGTGCTACGAGCACACGGGCGAGGTGCCCTTCGACGCGACGATGATCAACGGCCACGTGCTCGACGAGAACCGCGAAAAGATGTCCAAATCCCGCGGTAACATCGTCGCGCCCGACGAGGTGCTCTCGGAGTACCCCGTCGACGCCGTCCGGTTCTGGTCCGCCAGCGCGGCCGTCGGGGACGACTTCCCGTATCAGGAAAAGGATCTGACCGCGGGCGAGAAGCTCCTGCGCAAACTCTGGAACGCTTCGAAGCTCGTCGACACGCTCGCGCCCGCCGATCCCGAGGAGCCGGCCGACCTCGAGGCGATCGATCGCTGGCTGCTCGCCGAGCTGGACGACGCCGTCGAGGATCTCACCGCACACTTCGAAGAATACGAGTTCGCGAAGGCTCGAGACCGTCTCAGAACCTTCTTCTGGAACACGTTCTGTGACGACTACCTCGAGATCGCCAAGACTCGGGAAGACGAGCCGTCGACGCAGTACGCGCTTCGAACGGCACACCGCACGTTCCTCGAGGTGTGGGCACCGTTCTTGCCCCACGTCACGGAGGAGATTTGGCAGGCGGTTTATGCCACCAGTCCGGCCTCGGAACTCGAGAGTCTCCACACGCGCGAGTGGCCCGCCCCGCAGGGCTACGAAGCAGACCTCGAGGCCGGCGAGACCGCGATGGAGGTCATCTCGGCGCTGCGACGCTACAAGAGCGAGAACCAGTTGCCCCTGAACGAAGCCCTCGAAGCGGTCTCGGTCTACGGCCCCATCGACGGCTTCGAGGACGCCATCCAGAACGTGATGCACGTCCGGGAGCTGACGATTCTCGAGGACGAGCCCGAGGTGACGACCGAAGTCGCCTCGATCGACCTCGACTACGCGACGCTCGGGCCGAAGTTCGGCTCGAAGGTCGGCGATATCGACGCCGGCATCGAGAGCGGCGAGTACGAGATCGACGACGGCGCGGAGTCGCGCGTCCTTCGAGTCGCCGACGAGGAACTCGAGGACGACCTGTTCGAGGTCGAACTCGAGCGGAGCTACTCCGGCGCGGGCGAGATGATCGAGACAGAGTCGGCGGTCGTCATCCTCGAGGACGCCTGA
- a CDS encoding (2Fe-2S)-binding protein: MSEHSISVTVNGTQHELTVEPRTLLVSALRDELGYTGANVGCETGRCGACTVRENGETIKSCTRLAVQADGAEIETVEGLADDGDLSALQERFQEHHGLQCGYCTPGMLMSADTFLRENDDPSREEIREAIEGNLCRCTGYQNIVDAIEATADQLGEQR, translated from the coding sequence ATGTCAGAACACAGTATATCGGTAACGGTCAACGGAACGCAACACGAGCTAACCGTCGAACCGCGGACGTTGCTCGTCTCGGCGCTTCGAGACGAACTCGGCTATACCGGTGCGAACGTCGGTTGTGAGACGGGTCGGTGCGGTGCCTGTACCGTCAGGGAGAACGGCGAGACGATCAAATCCTGCACCCGCCTGGCGGTCCAGGCCGACGGGGCGGAGATCGAGACGGTCGAGGGACTCGCCGACGACGGTGACCTCTCGGCCCTGCAGGAACGATTTCAGGAACACCACGGTCTCCAGTGTGGCTACTGTACGCCGGGGATGCTCATGTCCGCCGACACCTTCCTGCGGGAGAACGACGATCCAAGCCGCGAGGAGATTCGGGAGGCGATCGAGGGCAACCTCTGTCGGTGTACCGGCTACCAGAACATCGTCGACGCGATCGAGGCCACGGCCGACCAGTTGGGGGAGCAACGATGA
- a CDS encoding XdhC family protein — translation MSSRDWSVPETAVLSAIYDACRSDRRAVLATIVRVEGSAYRRPGTKMLIDSDGDGVGSLTAGCLEDEVRSLATAVLESGQSRIERFDLSGDDDVWGLGIGCNGVIDILLEPLTDALEPALSAFADGESGTVVTVLDSETDAFDRGDRAYYHEGAGEFRELVGTWPDDVTTRLEDAVSSLATTGDAETVTVDVAGSAVTLFCDGIAAPPELVVFGSGHDVAPVVELATLADFRVTVVGFRGAVTTGEKFPDADRVVSASPAEVRDVLDLDERTYTVVMTHNFVDDRIALEELVQSPVPYIGLMGPHKRFEEMLEAFDEEDRAFTRAELSSVYTPIGLDLGGGAPYQIAMSIVSELLAVHNDRSPGHLRDRDGALHDRIDVALGDPSQQ, via the coding sequence ATGTCTTCTCGAGACTGGAGCGTTCCCGAAACGGCCGTTCTCAGTGCGATCTACGACGCCTGCCGGTCGGACCGGCGAGCGGTCCTTGCGACGATCGTCCGCGTGGAGGGGAGCGCCTACCGCCGACCGGGGACGAAAATGCTCATCGATAGCGACGGCGACGGCGTGGGGAGCCTCACCGCGGGCTGTCTCGAGGACGAGGTTCGGTCGCTGGCGACGGCCGTCCTCGAATCGGGCCAGTCCCGTATCGAACGATTCGACCTGAGCGGAGACGACGACGTGTGGGGCCTCGGAATCGGCTGTAACGGCGTGATAGACATCCTCCTCGAGCCGCTCACCGACGCGCTCGAGCCCGCGCTGAGCGCGTTCGCCGACGGCGAGAGCGGGACGGTCGTCACGGTCCTCGACAGCGAGACCGACGCGTTCGACCGCGGGGACCGCGCGTACTACCACGAGGGTGCCGGCGAGTTCCGCGAGTTGGTCGGGACGTGGCCGGACGACGTGACGACTCGACTCGAGGACGCCGTCTCGTCGCTCGCGACGACCGGGGACGCGGAAACGGTCACCGTCGACGTCGCCGGCTCGGCGGTGACGCTCTTCTGTGACGGGATCGCCGCGCCGCCGGAGCTGGTGGTCTTCGGATCGGGACACGACGTCGCGCCCGTCGTCGAACTGGCGACGCTGGCCGACTTCCGGGTAACCGTCGTCGGATTCCGGGGAGCCGTCACGACGGGCGAGAAGTTCCCGGACGCGGATCGCGTCGTCTCGGCGTCCCCCGCGGAAGTCCGCGACGTACTCGACCTGGACGAGCGGACGTACACCGTCGTGATGACCCACAACTTCGTCGACGACCGGATCGCCCTCGAGGAACTCGTGCAGTCGCCGGTGCCCTACATCGGGCTGATGGGACCCCACAAACGCTTCGAGGAGATGCTCGAGGCGTTCGACGAGGAGGACCGAGCGTTCACGCGGGCGGAGCTCTCGAGCGTCTACACGCCGATCGGGCTGGACCTGGGGGGCGGTGCGCCGTACCAGATCGCGATGAGCATCGTCTCGGAACTGCTCGCCGTCCACAATGACCGGTCGCCGGGCCACCTCAGGGACCGAGACGGCGCGCTCCACGACCGAATCGACGTCGCGCTCGGCGACCCGTCACAGCAGTAA
- a CDS encoding VWA domain-containing protein has protein sequence MTTNPESGGLDTVRDHVIGEIVRFADALRTEGAAVPPTASSTAARAVAELPDPDETAVRAALRTALVSQRSDLDAFERLFPAFWARLTGDGSDEPSAADSTAQPFAVPQSGEPDRDAGGGSPESPEPLERAASTQSSAAESSATADGDDESNSERDEGRVFRALSTRTGRSEPVAVDDVTLPEADVREPLERIGRALGRKRSRRFEDAPAGAALNVRRTLRRSFGTGGTVLEFERRSYDRTAVNAVVLVDVSRSVLDSIDRGFLLGVLQRMHADWRSVRIFFFDTSLREVTAQFDEPTSDRAIAALERAETEWGGGTRIGDAISTLRTDYPAAVDRETAVLVISDGLEVGKLDRLERGMTWLSTRAASVLWLNPLATDAEYEPTCRGLATASPFIDGLFGFSRSDDLEEIARQLTLRGVHGRIGHEYTVGAGVP, from the coding sequence GTGACTACCAACCCGGAGTCCGGCGGGCTCGATACCGTCCGCGACCACGTGATCGGCGAGATCGTGCGCTTTGCCGACGCGCTCCGTACCGAGGGCGCGGCCGTCCCGCCGACGGCGAGCAGTACGGCCGCTCGAGCCGTCGCGGAACTCCCCGACCCCGACGAGACGGCGGTCCGCGCCGCCCTCCGCACTGCGCTCGTCTCCCAGCGATCGGACCTCGACGCGTTCGAACGGCTCTTTCCGGCCTTCTGGGCTCGACTCACGGGCGATGGAAGCGACGAACCGTCCGCCGCCGACAGCACGGCGCAGCCCTTCGCAGTGCCGCAGTCCGGCGAACCGGATCGGGACGCGGGCGGCGGAAGCCCCGAGTCTCCGGAGCCACTCGAGCGGGCGGCATCCACGCAGTCGTCCGCAGCGGAATCGAGCGCGACTGCGGACGGAGACGACGAATCGAACTCCGAACGGGACGAGGGGCGCGTTTTTCGCGCGCTGTCGACCCGAACCGGTCGCTCCGAACCGGTCGCCGTCGACGACGTGACGCTACCCGAGGCGGACGTTCGCGAACCGCTCGAGCGAATCGGCCGGGCGCTGGGGCGAAAGCGGAGTCGACGCTTCGAAGACGCACCGGCGGGTGCCGCGTTGAACGTCCGTCGGACCCTCCGACGGAGTTTCGGGACCGGCGGCACCGTCCTCGAGTTCGAGCGACGGAGCTACGACCGGACGGCGGTGAACGCCGTCGTTCTCGTGGACGTCAGCCGGTCGGTCCTCGACAGCATCGATCGCGGATTCCTGCTGGGCGTGCTCCAGCGGATGCACGCCGACTGGCGATCGGTTCGAATATTCTTTTTCGATACCAGCCTGCGGGAGGTCACCGCGCAGTTCGACGAACCGACGTCGGACCGCGCGATCGCCGCCCTCGAGCGCGCCGAGACCGAGTGGGGCGGCGGGACCCGGATCGGCGACGCGATTTCGACCCTCCGGACCGACTACCCGGCGGCCGTCGATCGGGAGACGGCCGTCCTCGTGATCAGCGACGGCCTCGAGGTCGGGAAACTCGATCGGCTCGAGCGGGGGATGACCTGGCTCTCGACTCGAGCGGCGTCCGTTCTCTGGCTCAACCCGCTCGCGACCGACGCGGAATACGAACCGACGTGCCGGGGACTCGCGACCGCGTCCCCGTTCATCGACGGACTGTTCGGGTTTTCCCGATCGGACGATCTCGAGGAAATCGCCAGACAGCTCACGCTTCGCGGCGTTCACGGTCGGATCGGCCACGAGTATACCGTCGGCGCGGGTGTCCCGTAG
- a CDS encoding AAA family ATPase, translated as MSETTATPFETFTESDLRRLFDRQEYVAEDDIVIPVLLALRLGKPLLIEGDPGSGKTELGKVLAAGLETELVRLQCYEGLAAENTLYEWNYTKQLLSVQAGERGVTDDGSVFDEEYLLERPLLRALSGDRDRPAVLLIDEVDRADQEFEALLLEFLSDFQVTVPELGTVEASVPPIVLLTSNRTRGLSDALKRRCLYLHVEPPSFEKEREIVRRKAPELDGPTAAEICGVVQRLREEPLLKQPGIAETLDWSRALLALRSGTDDDSAATDDGDPDTALSPQLIDRTLSCLLKEVEDVSRIDDDLLETLARAASDARERAEAQ; from the coding sequence ATGAGTGAGACGACCGCGACCCCGTTCGAGACGTTCACCGAGTCGGATCTCAGACGGCTCTTCGATCGCCAGGAGTACGTCGCCGAGGACGACATCGTGATCCCGGTGTTGCTCGCGCTCAGACTCGGGAAACCGCTGCTCATCGAGGGCGACCCCGGGAGCGGGAAGACGGAGTTGGGGAAGGTGCTGGCGGCGGGTCTCGAGACCGAACTGGTTCGGTTACAGTGTTACGAGGGACTGGCCGCCGAGAACACGCTCTACGAGTGGAACTACACGAAGCAACTCCTCTCGGTGCAGGCCGGAGAGCGCGGCGTCACCGACGATGGGTCGGTGTTCGACGAGGAGTACCTGCTCGAGCGACCGCTGCTCCGGGCGCTGTCGGGCGATCGCGACCGGCCCGCCGTCCTCCTCATCGACGAGGTGGACCGGGCCGATCAGGAGTTCGAGGCGCTGCTCCTCGAGTTCCTCTCCGATTTCCAGGTGACGGTGCCGGAACTGGGAACGGTCGAGGCGTCGGTGCCGCCGATCGTCCTCCTCACGTCGAACCGGACGCGGGGGTTGAGCGACGCGCTCAAGCGACGTTGTTTGTACCTCCACGTGGAGCCGCCGTCGTTCGAGAAGGAACGAGAGATCGTCCGGCGAAAGGCCCCGGAGCTGGACGGGCCGACGGCCGCGGAGATCTGCGGCGTCGTCCAGCGACTGCGCGAGGAACCGCTGTTGAAACAGCCCGGCATCGCGGAGACGCTCGACTGGTCCCGCGCGCTCCTCGCGCTCCGATCGGGGACCGACGACGACAGCGCTGCGACCGACGATGGCGATCCGGACACCGCGCTATCGCCGCAGTTGATCGATCGAACGCTCTCGTGTCTGCTGAAGGAGGTCGAAGACGTCTCTCGAATCGACGACGATCTGCTCGAGACCCTCGCTCGGGCGGCCAGCGACGCCCGAGAGCGGGCGGAGGCGCAGTGA
- a CDS encoding efflux RND transporter permease subunit translates to MSGRIAGRYADWIVSHSRLVVVLVLLLTAVVAAGAAIGESEDGEIGQFETDSEETEALEEIEATYGTDEGVVAQVVVREEGGDVLTRESLLKGLRLQQEIREDEDLNATLDEQGVVGLENVVGTAAVFEDRAAANGQPETNEPTLEEQIDALESRSNAEVGELLADVLDPDAERGGEDAYEFLPTDYEPGSTEAESRITFVFQVDDGGPGEEPQATYDAQVEIAERVDQRFDDAFVFGQGIADEASSNAVGDSFAIITPVALALVLGVLAITYRDVADVLVGVFGIAVVMAWLAGVQGWLEIPSSQLLIAVPFLLIGLSIDYALHVVMRYREARAGELEDGRTPTEAGGGEATAETRRGTDGGKNGTRSGMRLGLAGVVLALAAATVSTGVGFLSNVVSPLPAIRDFAILSAGGILATFVAFAVLVPALKVEVDEVLETRFGRDRAKPPFGTGTSVVNRALSRFVTLARRAPVAVVFVALVLAVGGAYGATTIDTEFNQADFLPEDAPEWAKSLPGPLAPGTYTISDDVAYLGENFAERGEGSQTQILIRGDVTDPEALRAMADAGGGVGEDSTIIVRPGGEAAIDGPPTVIRELAAENETVAAALEESDTTDDGLPNEDVAGFYDVLFEADSERASDVLYRTDDGEYESARLLVSVQGDAAAQTVADDTRDVATGIESDGPVTAVATGGPVTTAVVQDALLETLVQAFAITLVVILVFLTALYWVRHRALSLGAITLVPVVAALAWLLGTMAVLGLPFNSETAVITSLAIGLGVDYSIHVGERFLAEKEARESLEDALAATVTGTGGALLGSAATTAAGFGVLALALAPPLQRFGLVTGMSIIFAFVACLTVLPCLLVLRERVLARMG, encoded by the coding sequence ATGAGCGGGCGCATCGCGGGCCGATACGCGGATTGGATCGTCTCACACAGCCGTCTCGTCGTCGTGCTCGTCTTACTGCTCACCGCCGTCGTCGCCGCCGGTGCAGCGATCGGCGAGAGCGAGGACGGCGAGATCGGCCAGTTCGAGACCGACTCCGAAGAGACCGAGGCGCTCGAGGAGATCGAAGCGACCTACGGCACCGACGAGGGTGTCGTCGCCCAGGTCGTCGTCCGCGAGGAGGGCGGTGACGTCCTGACCCGCGAGTCGCTGCTCAAGGGGCTGCGGCTCCAACAGGAGATCCGCGAGGACGAGGACCTGAACGCGACGCTCGACGAGCAGGGAGTCGTCGGCCTCGAGAACGTCGTCGGGACGGCCGCGGTTTTCGAGGACCGGGCGGCGGCGAACGGCCAACCCGAGACGAACGAGCCGACGCTCGAGGAGCAGATCGACGCCCTCGAGTCGCGCTCGAACGCAGAGGTCGGGGAACTGCTCGCCGACGTGCTCGACCCCGACGCCGAACGGGGCGGTGAAGACGCCTACGAGTTCCTCCCGACCGACTACGAACCGGGCTCCACCGAAGCCGAGTCGCGGATCACGTTCGTGTTTCAGGTCGACGACGGCGGTCCGGGCGAGGAGCCACAGGCGACGTACGACGCACAGGTCGAGATCGCCGAGCGCGTCGACCAGCGCTTCGACGACGCGTTCGTCTTCGGACAGGGGATCGCCGACGAGGCGTCGTCGAACGCCGTCGGCGACAGCTTCGCGATCATCACCCCCGTCGCGCTCGCGCTCGTCCTCGGCGTCCTCGCGATCACGTATCGCGACGTCGCCGACGTCCTCGTCGGCGTCTTCGGCATCGCCGTCGTGATGGCCTGGCTCGCTGGCGTTCAGGGCTGGCTCGAGATTCCCTCGAGTCAACTGCTTATCGCCGTCCCCTTCCTGTTGATCGGGCTGAGCATCGACTACGCGCTCCACGTCGTCATGCGCTACCGGGAGGCGAGGGCGGGGGAACTCGAGGACGGACGCACACCGACGGAAGCGGGCGGTGGCGAGGCCACAGCCGAGACCCGGCGCGGGACGGACGGCGGCAAAAACGGAACGCGATCGGGGATGCGACTCGGACTCGCGGGCGTCGTCCTCGCGCTCGCGGCGGCGACGGTCTCGACCGGCGTCGGCTTCCTCTCGAACGTCGTCAGTCCGCTCCCGGCGATCCGGGACTTCGCGATCCTCAGCGCCGGCGGCATCCTCGCGACGTTCGTCGCCTTCGCCGTGCTCGTTCCGGCGCTCAAAGTCGAGGTCGACGAGGTCCTCGAGACCCGGTTCGGCCGCGACCGGGCGAAACCGCCGTTCGGAACGGGGACCAGCGTCGTCAACCGCGCGCTCTCGCGGTTCGTGACGCTGGCTCGTCGAGCACCGGTCGCGGTCGTGTTCGTGGCACTCGTCCTCGCCGTGGGCGGTGCCTACGGGGCGACGACGATCGATACCGAGTTCAACCAGGCGGATTTCCTCCCCGAAGACGCTCCCGAATGGGCCAAGTCACTGCCCGGCCCGCTCGCACCCGGTACCTACACGATCAGCGACGACGTGGCCTATCTCGGCGAGAACTTCGCCGAACGGGGCGAGGGGAGTCAAACGCAGATCCTGATACGCGGGGACGTGACCGATCCCGAGGCGCTCAGGGCGATGGCCGACGCCGGCGGCGGCGTCGGCGAAGACAGTACGATCATCGTTCGGCCCGGTGGCGAGGCCGCGATCGACGGCCCGCCGACGGTCATTCGAGAGCTCGCTGCGGAGAACGAAACCGTCGCGGCTGCCCTTGAGGAGAGCGATACGACCGACGACGGCCTCCCGAACGAGGACGTCGCCGGGTTCTACGACGTGCTGTTCGAGGCCGATTCCGAACGGGCGTCCGACGTGCTCTATCGAACCGACGACGGCGAGTACGAGTCCGCCCGCCTCCTGGTGAGCGTGCAAGGCGATGCCGCCGCACAGACCGTCGCCGACGATACTCGCGACGTCGCGACCGGGATCGAGAGCGACGGTCCCGTCACCGCCGTCGCGACCGGCGGCCCGGTGACGACGGCCGTCGTGCAGGACGCGCTCCTCGAGACGCTCGTCCAGGCCTTCGCGATCACGCTGGTCGTCATCCTGGTCTTCCTGACGGCGCTCTACTGGGTTCGCCACCGCGCGCTCTCCCTCGGCGCGATTACGCTGGTGCCGGTGGTCGCGGCGCTCGCGTGGTTGCTTGGCACGATGGCGGTACTCGGCCTGCCGTTCAACAGCGAGACGGCCGTTATCACGAGTCTCGCGATCGGTCTCGGCGTCGACTACAGCATTCACGTCGGCGAACGGTTTCTCGCCGAAAAAGAAGCGCGCGAATCGCTCGAGGACGCCCTCGCCGCGACGGTCACCGGGACCGGCGGGGCGCTGCTCGGCAGCGCGGCGACGACGGCGGCCGGGTTCGGCGTCCTCGCGCTGGCGCTCGCGCCGCCGCTCCAGCGGTTCGGGCTGGTGACCGGGATGAGCATCATCTTCGCGTTCGTCGCCTGTCTCACCGTCCTGCCGTGTCTGCTCGTGCTCCGGGAGCGGGTGCTCGCTCGAATGGGGTGA